The Anastrepha ludens isolate Willacy chromosome X, idAnaLude1.1, whole genome shotgun sequence genome includes a window with the following:
- the LOC128870081 gene encoding uncharacterized protein LOC128870081, which yields MNTSNQNINILEEAKIAAINPSLDLPKETADGSNSSGELYSSVAKEASTEELNRSISAKIKELTEIMELPKRYISQSMRDLVSSIFELHKKLERSILTSRIRMLKEKKSVVLEAKNECTQTSPLIKRVTDGTPKRCIDIVAARKSPAKKSKSDHNGTLKATPVSTKEQASSEVWNTAINKKNRKGSNNKTPKIDGKQRDEANTRGNRKRQRPPRKDAIVVKSVGNVSYADILKRVKTEPCSQELNSKVYGVKKTANGDLLLVLERSSDPNTLKINEAVKAALGDAVEVRTLIELRQIEIRDLDEITTKDEVHEAITSQFKELNVPLSAVANLRKAYGGTQTATLKVTPEIATKLSAAGKIRIGLVICRIREKLDPKRCFKGMEYGHAAARCKSTDNLTKSCFKCGSKEHQAKSCTQTASCLICKKKKISDTTHAMTCNKCPLYQRALKDMRHN from the exons ATGAATACAAGCAATCAGAATATAAATATCCTAGAAGAAGCTAAAATAGCAGCAATCAATCCGTCATTGGATCTGCCAAAAGAGACTGCAGACGGCAGTAACAGCAGCGGGGAGCTG TACAGCAGTGTCGCAAAGGAGGCCTCAACAGAAGAGCTCAACCGCAGCATCAGTGCTAAAATTAAAGAGCTAACGGAGATTATGGAACTCCCAAAGCGTTATATTAGTCAGTCAATGCGTGATCTGGTTTCGAGCATTTTTGAGCTCCATAAGAAGTTAGAAAGGTCGATTCTGACTTCTAGAATAAGGAtgttaaaagagaaaaaaagtgtGGTACTCGAGGCAAAAAATGAATGCACGCAAACATCGCCTCTCATAAAGCGCGTCACGGATGGTACGCCAAAAAGATGTATAGACATAGTCGCTGCACGGAAAAGCCCGGCAAAAAAGAGTAAAAGTGACCACAATGGAACACTGAAGGCAACGCCGGTATCAACAAAAGAGCAAGCCAGCTCCGAAGTATGGAACACGgcaataaacaagaaaaaccgTAAAGGAAGCAACAATAAAACCCCAAAAATAGACGGGAAACAAAGAGACGAAGCAAACACGAGGGGAAATCGCAAGCGACAGAGACCGCCCCGTAAAGACGCGAtcgttgttaaaagcgttggcaatgtctcatacgctgacatcCTGAAACGTGTGAAAACAGAGCCATGTTCACAGGAGCTTAACTCGAAAGTATATGGTGTTAAGAAAACAGCAAATGGTGACCTGCTACTGGTGCTTGAGCGATCATCTGATCCAAACACTCTGAAGATCAACGAAGCAGTTAAAGCTGCCTTAGGAGATGCAGTTGAAGTAAGGACACTAATTGAACTACGCCAAATCGAAATTCGGGATCTCGACGAAATCACGACGAAAGACGAAGTTCATGAAGCTATAACTAGCCAATTCAAGGAACTAAATGTGCCTTTGTCTGCAGTTGCTAACTTGCGAAAAGCTTATGGTGGGACGCAAACGGCGACCCTAAAAGTTACACCAGAGATCGCCACTAAGCTTTCAGCAGCAGGAAAAATACGAATTGGCCTAGTTATCTGCCGTATTAGAGAAAAACTTGACCCGAAAAGGTGCTTTAAGGGCATGGAGTACGGGCATGCCGCAGCGAGATGCAAAAGTACGGACAACTTAACCAAGTCCTGCTTTAAATGCGGCAGTAAAGAACACCAGGCGAAGAGTTGTACCCAAACAGCAAGTTGCttaatttgtaaaaagaaaaaaataagcgaCACCACACACGCGATGACTTGCAACAAGTGCCCTTTATATCAAAGAGCACTCAAAGATATGCGACATAATTGA